GCTGCCGCACGATATCGCGCCAACGCTCTCTCCTCCCCTACACCCGACGCCGCTTGGGCGGACGGCACCCATTGTGCGGAATCGGCGTCACGTCACGGATCGCGGAGATCTCGAGGCCCACGGCCTGGAGCGAGCGGATGGCCGCCTCCCGACCTGCCCCCGGACCCCGCACGAACACCTCCACCTGCTTCAGTCCCAGGTCCATCGCCTTGCGCGCGGCGTTCTCCGCCGCGGTCTGCGCGGCGAAGGGTGTGCTCTTGCGCGAGCCCTTGAACCCGACGCTGCCGGCGCTCGCCCATGAGACCACGTTGCCCATCTTGTCCGTCAGGGTGACGATCGTGTTGTTGAACGTCGCCTGGACGTGGGCGATGCCCACGCGGACTTCCTTGCGCTCCCGCTTGCGCCCGCCCTTGCGGGGCGCAGCCGGAGCCTTCGACTCTTCCTTCTCCGCCGCCTTCTCTGGCGCTTCGTCAGCCATGCGTGGGGCTCCTTACTTCTTCGGTGGCGCGGCGGCGGGTGCGGGGGCGGCCGCGGCCACGGACTTCTTCTTGACCATGACGCCCTTGCTCTTGCCCTTGCGGGTGCGGGCGTTGGTGTGGGTCCGCTGCCCGCGCACGGGCAGGCCCTTGCGATGGCGGATGCCGCGGTAGCAGCCGATGTCCATGAGGCGCTTGACGCTCATCGACACTTCGCGCCGCAGGTCGCCTTCGACCTTGTACTCGCGCTCGATGATATCGCGCACCCGCGCCGTCTCCTCGTCGCTCCAGGCCTTGACCCGCTTGCCGGGGTCGACCCTCGCGTCGGCGAAGATCTTCTTGGCGGACGGGATACCGATCCCGTAGATGTACTGGATCGCGATCTCGCCGCGCTTGTCCCGCGGCAGGTCCACTCCGGAGATACGTGCCATATGGTCAGTGCTCCTTTCGAGTCATTTCACCGCTCACCTCAGGCCGCCCGTGTGCCTTCGGCACTCGACCGTCCCTCAGCTCGCACTGCATTTCGAACCATTTCACCGCTCACCTCAGGCCGCCCGTGTGCCTTCGGCACTCGACCGTCCCTCAGCTCGCACTACCATTACCCTTGGCGCTGCTTGTGGCGCGGGTTCTTGCAGATGATGCGCACGACACCCTCGCGCCGCACAATCTTGCAGTGCTCGCACCGCACCTTGACGGACGGTCTGACCTTCATAGTGGGTCCTTTCGAACCGTTTCACCGCTCACGATCAACTCAGCCCTCGGCTCGCGCCCTCGGCGTTCACCTCGCACTGCCACCCGCCCGTGTGCCTTCGGCACTCGGCCGGTCCTCAGCTCGCACTGCATTACTTAAACCGGTACGTGATCCGGCCGCGGGTCAGGTCGTAAGGCGACAGCTCCACCTTGACCTTGTCCCCGGGCAGGATCCGGATGAAGTTCATGCGCATCTTGCCTGACACGTGCGCGAGCACCTTGTGGCCGTTCTCGAGCTCGACGCGGAACATGGCGTTCGGCAGCGGCTCCACCACGGTGCCCTCGACCTCGATCGCGTCTTCCTTCGGCATGCCCTAGGCCGCCGTCCGCGTGAGGACTTCCGGGCCGTTCGCCGTGATCGCGATCGTGTCCTCGAAATGGGCCGCGAGGCTGCCGTCCACCGTCACCGCGGTCCAGCCGTCCTCGAGCACCCGCACTTCCCACGACCCCATCGTCACCATGGGCTCGATGGCGAGCACCATGCCGGCCTTGAGCACCGGGCCCCGCCCGGCTTCGCCGAAGTTCGGCACCTGCGGCTCTTCGTGGAGGGCCCGGCCTATCCCGTGCCCGACGAACGCCCTCACGACGCCGAAGCCGTGGCTCTCGCAGTGCGCCTGCACGGCGTGGGAGATGTCGCCGATGCGGTTGCCCGCCCGGCACTGCACGATGGCCTTGTCGAGGCTCTCGCGCGTGACATCGAGGAGCTCCTGGACTCTCTCGGGTACCGGCCCGACCGGCAGGGTGATGGCGCAGTCGCCGTAGTAGCCCTCGACGATGCAGCCGAGGTCGAGCCCGATGATGTCGCCGTCCTTGAGCTTTCGCTTGGCCGAGGGGATGCCGTGGACGACCTCGTCGTTGATCGAGGCGCACACCGTCGCCGGGTACCCGCGATAGCCCTTGAAGGCCGGCGCGGCGCCCTTGCCGACGATGAAGGCCTCGATGTCCTCGTCGATGTCCTTGGTCGAGGCGCCGGGCCGGACGAGGGCCTTGAGCCGCGCCTTGACCTCGGCCAGGATGCGGCCGGCCGCGCGCATGTGCTCGAGCTCCCGGGAGGACTTCAGCAGGATCACCGCGTCACCGCCTGTTCCACGGCCGTGCGGATGGCTTCGGCGACCCGGTCAACCGGCCCCTCGCCCGCCACCTCGGCCAAGAGCTTGCGGCCGCGGTAGTAGTCGAGCAGGGGCGCCGTCTGCGTCTGGTACACGTCGAGCCGCGTCGCCACCGTGGCTTCGCTGTCGTCCGTGCGCTGGTAGAGCTCGCCGCCGCAGGCATCGCACTTCCCGGCGACCTTCGGAGGCGCCGACACCAAGTGGAAGGAGCGGCCGCACGAGCGGCAGATCCGGCGGCCCGTGAGGCGGCGGAGCAGCTCTCCCCGCGACACGTCGAAGAACACGACCCGATCCAGCGCGATGCCCGTCCGCGAGAACAGCGCGTCGAGGGCCTCGGCCTGGGCGACCGTGCGCGGGAATCCGTCGAGCACGCAGCCGGCCTTGGCGTCCGGCTGGCCGAGCCGCAGGCCGACCAGCCCGATCACGACGGGGTCCGGCACGAGGCCGCCCGAGTCCATGTGGCGCTTGGCCTCCAGCCCGAGCGGAGTCTTGGCCGCGACGGCCTCGCGCAGCATGTCGCCCGTGGCGATGTGCGGCACGCCCCACTCGCGCGCGAGGTCCTGCGCCTGGGTGCCCTTGCCGGCGCCGGGCGGTCCGAGGAAGATGACCCGGACGCTCACGCCTGCGCCCTCGCTTTCTTTCGAAGGAAGCCTTCGTAGTTCCGCATCAGCAGGTGCGACTCCATCTGCCGCACGGTATCGAGCGCCACGCCGACCACGATCAGCAAGCTCGTGCCCCCGAAGTAGAAGGGCACGTTGAACCAGCGGATCAGGAAGTCGGGCAGCACGGAGATGAGGGCAAGGAAGATGGCCCCGGGCAGGGTGATGCGCGTCAGCACCCGGTCGATGAACTCGGCCGTCTTCTTGCCGGGGCGCACGCCCGGGATGAAGCCGCCGTACTTCTTCATGTTGTCGGCCAGGTCGATCGGGTTGAAGACAATGGCCGTGTAGAAGTACGTGAAGAAAATGATGAGCGCGCAGTACAGGGCCGTGTACGTCACCTGCCCCGGGGAGAGCGCCTCGGAGAACGCCTGCATCCACGGATGCTGGATGAAGCGCGTCAGCGTCGCCGGGAACAGGATCAGCGACGAGGCGAAGATGACCGGGATGACACCTGCCGTGTTGATGCGCAGGGGGATATGCGTGGTCTGGCCCATGGCCATCCGCCGTCCGACCATGCGCTTGGCGTACTGGACCGGGATCTTGCGCTGCCCCTCCTGCATCACGATCACCGCCGCGGTCACCAGCACCATCATGACCACGAGACCGATGAACACGAAGAGCTTGAGCTCGCCCGTCGTGATGAGCGTGTAGGACGAGACCACCGCCGAGGGCAGCCGCACGACGATGCCCGCGAAGATGATGAGCGAGATGCCGTTGCCGATGCCCTTCTCGGAGATCTGCTCGCCCAGCCACATGATGAGGGCGGTGCCGGTGGTCAGCGTCAGCATGGTCATCAGCCGGAAGCCCCAGCCCGGGTCCGGCACCAGCACGAGCCCGCCCTGCGGCTGCATGCTCTCGAGCCCCACGGCGATGCCGAAGGACTGGATCATGGACAGCCCGATGGTGCCGTAGCGGGTGTACTGGGTGATCTTCTTCTTGCCCGCCTCGCCTTCCTTGGCCAGCCGCTCGAGCGTCGGGATCACGACGGTCAGGAGCTGGAGGATGATGGACGCCGAGATGTACGGCATGATGCCCAGCGCGAAGACCGTGAGCCGGCGCAGGTTGCCGCCGGAGAAGAGATCGACCATGCCGAGCAGGCCGCTCTGCATCTGGTTGAAGAGCGCGGCCAGCGCGGCGGCGTCGATGCCCGGCGTCGGCACGTGCGCGCCCAGGCGATAGGCCGCCAGGAGCCCCAGCGTCACCAAGACCCGGCGCTTGAGCTCCGGGATCTTGGAGATGTTCTGGAAGCTCTTGAGCCCCTCCATCATCAGTTAGAAGCCTCCCGCTCGGTGTTAGATGCCTCCCGCTCGGTGTTAGATGCCTCCTGCTTGGTGTTAGATGCCTCCTGCTTGGTGTTAGATGCCTCCCGCTTGGTGTTAGATGCCTCCCGCTTGGTGTTAGATGCCTTCCGCTTGGTGTTAGATGCCTTCCGCTTGGTGCCGGGCACCTCCGGCCTGGCGGGCAGGACCTCGACCCGGCCGCCCGCTGCCTCGAGCTTCTGCTTCGCCGACTCGCTGACCCGGTGCGCCTTGACCGTGAGCGCATGCGCGACCGCGCCGTCGCCCAGCACCTTCACCGCTTTGCGGCCCGACTTCTTGATGAGGCCGGCCTCGACGAGCCCGTCCGGGTCCACGACGCTGTCGGCCGCGAAGCGCGCGGAGAGGTCCTTGACGTTGACCACCGCGAACTCGGTCTTGCCGCCGTAGGGCAGGAAGCCGCGCTTCGGAAGGCGCCGGAAGAGCGGCATCTGGCCGCCCTCGAAGCCGGGGCGCACGCCGCCGCCCGAGCGGGCCTTCTGCCCCTTGTGGCCCTTACCGGAGGTCTTGCCGCTGCCCGAGGACGGACCGCGGCCACGCCGCTTCCGCTTCTTCGTCGAACCCTTCGCCGGCCGGAGATCTTCGAGTCTCATTGCGTCTTCCTGGAGGCGCTCGTCTCGCCTTCGGCTGCACCTCGCCCTGCGACCTTGACGGCGAACGGCACGGCGTCGATCATGCCGCGGATGGTCGGGGTGTCGTCGTGCTCCACCGTCTGGCGGATGTGCCTGAGCCCGAGCGCCCTGACGGTCGCCTCCTGCTTCGGCGAAAGCCCGATCAGGCTCTTGACCAGGGTGACCTTAAGCTTCTTTGCCACCGGATGCCTCCTGGCCATCGCCGTCCGTGGACCTGCGACGGGCGTTGTGCGTGTCCAGGAGCTGCTTGAGGCGGCGGAACGCGTCGATGGTCGCCTTGAGCACGTTGTGCGGGTTGTTGGTGCCCAGGGTCTTGGTCAGGATGTCCTGGACGCCGGCCGCCTCCAGCACGGGCCGGACCGCCCCTCCCGCGATGACACCCGTGCCGTGCGAGGCCGGGCGCAGGAACACCCGCGCCGCGCCAAAGTGGCCGGTGATCGCGAACGGAATCGTGGTGTCCTTGAGCGGCACGAGGATCAGGTCTTTCTTGGCGTGCTCGACCGACTTCCGGATCGCCTCGGGTACCTCGCGGGCCTTGCCCAGCCCCACGCCCACGTGCCCCCGCCCGTCGCCCACGACGACCAGCGCCGTGAAAGAGAACCGCCGGCCGCCCTTGACCACCTTGGCGACCCGGTTGATGGCGACCACCCGGTCCGTCAGGTCCAGCGCGCTTGCATCGATCTTCGCCTCAGCCACTCAGCGTCTCCTGTCTAGAATGAAAGGCCGGCGGCGCGGGCCGCCTCGGCCAGGGCCTTGACCCGCCCGTGGTACTGGTAGCCGCCGCGGTCGAAGACGACCTGGCCGATGCCGCCTGCCTTGGCCTTCTTCGCCACGAGCTCGCCGACGATCTTCGCCGCCGCCACGTTGCCGCCGCTCTTGGCCTTGCCGCGAAAATCGGTCGAGCGGCTGTCCACCGACACGAGCGTGCGGCCGGCCGCGTCGTCCACCACCTGGGCGTAGATGTGGTTGAGGCTGCGGAAGATGGCCAGCCTCGGCCGCTCCGCCGTGCCCTGCACCTTCGTGCGCACCCGCAGGTGCCTGATCTTGCGTCCCTCGACCTTGAGTTCAGTCCGCATTACTTGGCCCCCGCCTTCTTGCCGACCTTGCGGCGGATGTGCTCATCGGAGTACTTGATGCCCTTGCCCTTGTACGGGTCGGGCTTCCGCAGCTCCCGGATCTTGGCCGCCGTCTGCCCGACCAGGGCCTTGTCCGCGCCCTTGATCGTGATGGACACCTGCTTGTCCACCTCGGCCTGGATGCCCTCCGGCAGCGGGAAGATCACCGGGTGCGAATAGCCAAGCGCCAGCTGCAGGCTCTTGCCCTGCACCTGCGCGCGGTACCCGATGCCGACGATCTCGAGCTTGCGCTCGAAGCCGTCCTTGACGCCGTGGACCATGTTGGCGATGAGCGAGCGCATCAGGCCGTGCAGCGCCCGCACCGTCCGGTGCTCCGAGCTGCGGCCGACTGTCAGCACGTTCTGCTCCACCGTGACGGACAGGCTGCCGGGCACCGTCTGGCTGAGCTTGCCCTTGGGCCCCTCCGCCTTGACGGTCTGGCCCTCGATGGCGACCTTGACCCCCTGCGGAACCGGGATGGGCTTCTTGCCGATTCGTGACATGGCGTGCGCTCCTGTTGCTACCACACGTACGCGAGGACTTCGCCGCCGAGCTGCTGCTTGCGCACGGCGCGGTCCGTCATGACACCGCGCGACGTGGACAGAATGGCGACACCCATCCCGCCCAGGATGCTCGGAATCTTGTCCTTGGCCACATAGACGCGGCGGCCGGGCTTCGACACCCGCACCAGGCCGGAGATGATCTTCTCGTTCCCCGGGCCGTACTTGAGGTAGACGCGCAGCGTCCCC
This sequence is a window from Candidatus Rokuibacteriota bacterium. Protein-coding genes within it:
- the rpsM gene encoding 30S ribosomal protein S13, which translates into the protein MARISGVDLPRDKRGEIAIQYIYGIGIPSAKKIFADARVDPGKRVKAWSDEETARVRDIIEREYKVEGDLRREVSMSVKRLMDIGCYRGIRHRKGLPVRGQRTHTNARTRKGKSKGVMVKKKSVAAAAPAPAAAPPKK
- the rplF gene encoding 50S ribosomal protein L6 — protein: MSRIGKKPIPVPQGVKVAIEGQTVKAEGPKGKLSQTVPGSLSVTVEQNVLTVGRSSEHRTVRALHGLMRSLIANMVHGVKDGFERKLEIVGIGYRAQVQGKSLQLALGYSHPVIFPLPEGIQAEVDKQVSITIKGADKALVGQTAAKIRELRKPDPYKGKGIKYSDEHIRRKVGKKAGAK
- the rpmD gene encoding 50S ribosomal protein L30 translates to MAKKLKVTLVKSLIGLSPKQEATVRALGLRHIRQTVEHDDTPTIRGMIDAVPFAVKVAGRGAAEGETSASRKTQ
- the infA gene encoding translation initiation factor IF-1, which gives rise to MPKEDAIEVEGTVVEPLPNAMFRVELENGHKVLAHVSGKMRMNFIRILPGDKVKVELSPYDLTRGRITYRFK
- the secY gene encoding preprotein translocase subunit SecY; the encoded protein is MMEGLKSFQNISKIPELKRRVLVTLGLLAAYRLGAHVPTPGIDAAALAALFNQMQSGLLGMVDLFSGGNLRRLTVFALGIMPYISASIILQLLTVVIPTLERLAKEGEAGKKKITQYTRYGTIGLSMIQSFGIAVGLESMQPQGGLVLVPDPGWGFRLMTMLTLTTGTALIMWLGEQISEKGIGNGISLIIFAGIVVRLPSAVVSSYTLITTGELKLFVFIGLVVMMVLVTAAVIVMQEGQRKIPVQYAKRMVGRRMAMGQTTHIPLRINTAGVIPVIFASSLILFPATLTRFIQHPWMQAFSEALSPGQVTYTALYCALIIFFTYFYTAIVFNPIDLADNMKKYGGFIPGVRPGKKTAEFIDRVLTRITLPGAIFLALISVLPDFLIRWFNVPFYFGGTSLLIVVGVALDTVRQMESHLLMRNYEGFLRKKARAQA
- the map gene encoding type I methionyl aminopeptidase, whose product is MILLKSSRELEHMRAAGRILAEVKARLKALVRPGASTKDIDEDIEAFIVGKGAAPAFKGYRGYPATVCASINDEVVHGIPSAKRKLKDGDIIGLDLGCIVEGYYGDCAITLPVGPVPERVQELLDVTRESLDKAIVQCRAGNRIGDISHAVQAHCESHGFGVVRAFVGHGIGRALHEEPQVPNFGEAGRGPVLKAGMVLAIEPMVTMGSWEVRVLEDGWTAVTVDGSLAAHFEDTIAITANGPEVLTRTAA
- the rpsH gene encoding 30S ribosomal protein S8, which gives rise to MSMSDPIADLLTRIRNASRAEHEKVDIPSSKLKVRITEILKDEGFIKNFRLIEDKKQGTLRVYLKYGPGNEKIISGLVRVSKPGRRVYVAKDKIPSILGGMGVAILSTSRGVMTDRAVRKQQLGGEVLAYVW
- the rpmJ gene encoding 50S ribosomal protein L36 gives rise to the protein MKVRPSVKVRCEHCKIVRREGVVRIICKNPRHKQRQG
- the rpsK gene encoding 30S ribosomal protein S11; protein product: MADEAPEKAAEKEESKAPAAPRKGGRKRERKEVRVGIAHVQATFNNTIVTLTDKMGNVVSWASAGSVGFKGSRKSTPFAAQTAAENAARKAMDLGLKQVEVFVRGPGAGREAAIRSLQAVGLEISAIRDVTPIPHNGCRPPKRRRV
- the rpsE gene encoding 30S ribosomal protein S5; this encodes MAEAKIDASALDLTDRVVAINRVAKVVKGGRRFSFTALVVVGDGRGHVGVGLGKAREVPEAIRKSVEHAKKDLILVPLKDTTIPFAITGHFGAARVFLRPASHGTGVIAGGAVRPVLEAAGVQDILTKTLGTNNPHNVLKATIDAFRRLKQLLDTHNARRRSTDGDGQEASGGKEA
- the rplR gene encoding 50S ribosomal protein L18, giving the protein MRTELKVEGRKIRHLRVRTKVQGTAERPRLAIFRSLNHIYAQVVDDAAGRTLVSVDSRSTDFRGKAKSGGNVAAAKIVGELVAKKAKAGGIGQVVFDRGGYQYHGRVKALAEAARAAGLSF
- a CDS encoding adenylate kinase — translated: MSVRVIFLGPPGAGKGTQAQDLAREWGVPHIATGDMLREAVAAKTPLGLEAKRHMDSGGLVPDPVVIGLVGLRLGQPDAKAGCVLDGFPRTVAQAEALDALFSRTGIALDRVVFFDVSRGELLRRLTGRRICRSCGRSFHLVSAPPKVAGKCDACGGELYQRTDDSEATVATRLDVYQTQTAPLLDYYRGRKLLAEVAGEGPVDRVAEAIRTAVEQAVTR